Sequence from the Collinsella aerofaciens ATCC 25986 genome:
CTGCAATCCACTCGGAGCACAATCCCGGGCCAGGAGACGGTACCTGTCGGGCAAGATCAACAATCTTCTTCTGCATAGGATTTGCAAACGCAGAAGGCTGCCCAAGCAAACATGGCGAAACGGTGCTCCCGGGGGCATTGGCGCCCTTCCTTGTAAGTCGAACTTGAACAGCTTGGACATGCGTCCCATAGCCAGTGCTACCGGCAACGGCACCATTTTTAGTCCAACCAAGCCAGCCGACATTATCGACATGGACCCTATACCAAACATCAAAATAGGTTGCTAAGTCACCAGAAAGAGAAATTTTAATAGCCTCAACCGAATTAGATTCAGCGGTAGACGAAAGCTGCTCCCCGTTTGTCTTGCCAGAAGTCCAGCCTACATTCGAAAGATGCAGTTGATAAGCAATCCCGCCGGCAACAGATGAAGTAGTTTTAGCCGAAAACCCGGTGATGGGAATTCCCTGACCGGTCGTACCGGACACCTCTCCGGCAGGGACATAATTCTGCCAAGCACCTTTCACCTGAGCGGAATACGTCACCGTAGGTATTTCAAGATGGGGATAGCCCGATGTATCAGGATGGGAGGTACCCTTCTTAATGAGCTTAATCTGAACAGCCTCGAGAGAGCATGACATACCGGTGGTGCCGGCCTCCTCGCCGTCCTTGGCCCAGGCCATCCAGCCGATGTTGGAGGCGTGCACGCGGTAGTAGACGTCGTAGTCCTTGGCGAGGGAGCCCGTGAGCCTCAGGCGCACGGCCTCGACGGCGCGGCCCTGGCCGGTGGTGCCGCCCTCGGAGGCCGAGGGGGTGTCCCAGCCCTGCCAGCCGACGCCCGAGACGTGGGCGTCGATCTGGACGCACGAGCCGTCTGAGTAGTCGGAACTGTCGAGCGAGAGCTTGAGGTCCTCGAGGGCGAGGCCGCGGCCTGTGGTGCCGGCGGTCGCCCCGTCGGACACGGCGCCCTGCCAGCCAACGTTGGAGACGTGGGCGCGGTAGGTCAGGGACATGGGCTTCTTCTTGAAGGCGTAGTCGACGTTGGCCCCGTCGGACGAGGGGGCGGCGTCGCCCTTCTTGACGAGCCTGATCTGGACGGCCTCGACGCTCCTGCCGAAGCCCGTGGTGCCGGCCTCCTCGCCGTCCTTGGCCCAGGCCATCCAGCCGATGTTGGAGGCGTGCACGCGGTAGTAGACGTCGTAGTCCTTGGCGAGGGAGCCCGTGAGCCTCAGGCGCACGGCCTCGACGGCGCGGCCCTGGCCGGTGGTGCCGCCCTCGGAGGCCGAGGGGGTGTCCCAGCCCTGCCAGCCGACGCCCGAGACGTGGGCGTCGATCTGGACGCACGAGCCGTCTGAGTAGTCGGAACTGTCGAGCGAGAGCTTGAGGTCCTCGAGGGCGAGGCCGCGGCCTGTGGTGCCGGCGGTCGCCCCGTCGGACACGGCGCCCTGCCAGCCAACGTTGGAGACGTGGGCGCGGTAGGTCAGGGACATGGGCTTCTTCTTGAAGGCGTAGTCGACGTTGGCCCCGTCGGACGAGGGGGCGGCGTCGCCCTTCTTGACGAGCCTGATCTGGACGGCCTCGACGCTCCTGCCGAAGCCCGTGGTGCCGGCCTCCTCGCCGTCCTTGGCCCAGGCCATCCAGCCGATGTTGGAGGCGTGCACGCGGTAGTAGACGTCGTAGTCCTTGGCGAGGGAGCCCGTGAGCCTCAGGCGCACGGCCTCGACGGCGCGGCCCTGGCCGGTGGTGCCGCCCTCGGAGGCCGAGGGGGTGTCCCAGCCCTGCCAGCCGACGCCACTTACATTGGCGTTAATTTGCACAGAGCCATCTTCAACGGGATTCAAGATGCTGACCTTAAGATCCTCCACTGATTTAGACTGCCCCGTTGTGCCAGCCGTAGATCCGTCGCGCTTGCTGCTCATCCAGCCAATATTCGAGACATGCGCCTCATACTGAATATGCATCTTGCTGTCATCTACGTTGAGAAGAGAACCGTTGAAGCAGTAGTTCATGTCACAGCGTCCGTTGACGCCCGGGACATTGCCACTGCTTGAATACTGCCAGAAACTGTAGCTGCCAGCATAATCGCAACGCCAATTATATTGAGCGACCCAATGGTCATAACCGCTCAACGACGGAGAATTCAGGTAGTTGTTAAGCCAGTTAAGGTTCGCATAGATACCCGACTTAAAGCCAACGGCCTCCATACGGTTGCAAAAAGCCTGCGCAATCTGGGTAAGCTTATCCTTGCTGAAATCCGGATCTTGCAAGATATAGCTATCCTCAAGATCATAATAAACGGGAAGCGACGGATGATGGCCGCCGAGCCAAGCAAGTGTCCTGTCGGCCTCTTTATTGGCATCCTCTACAGAACGGGCGTAGGAGTAGTAATACACGCCATAAGGAATGCCGAGGCGTTCACATTCAGCAGCGTTCCTTTCAAAAGAATCGTCAGGTTTTCCGTAAACCGGACCGACCTTGAGAATGGCAAAATCAATCCCCGCGGCCTTAACCTTATTCCAATCAACAGTTCCTTGATGATTGCTGACATCGATGCCGCGCGCAACAGCGCCATTGGGCAAAGGATCGTCAGTTAAAGACTGCGCATCGATGTCGCCATTGTCAGAATCGATAAGCACGCCGTTTTCGAAACGCCAAGAGTTCGGTTCCAAAGAGTCGGCTTCGCAGGAATTCATTTCAGTGGAATCATCGGTTGGGGCTTCACCGTTTGACTCGTCAACACGAGACTCTTCGATGCCAATTCCAGGCTGTTCGCCTGAATCAGAGTCTACACCCCCATCAGGACGAGCAGCATTTGCATCGTCACCATACCATTCGGTTACACCCTGAGAACCCGAGGCATCGTCCTGCGCTCCCTGAGAGCTTGCACCTTGAGATTCGTACTCGTTCGATGTTTGCGAGACCGACTGCGAAGCAGCGGCGGCCTGGACCGACAGCGCATACGCGCTGTAAGGCTGAATGATTTGCGACCAGCCCATCAATAGCGTACAAACCAAAGCAGCAGACGCTTTAAGACGTTTCATGCATATCCCCCCGAGACAGTAACCACAGATAAAGAAACGAATACTAGCTATATTACCGCACTTCCATACAGGCATTTAAAGCTTAGGAAAGCACCAGTTAGCACACAGTCAAAAAGAGGCGCTCCTGCAACGGAGCGCCTCAACAGACTCTATGCGAAAGGCCTAGCGGCACCGATTACACGACCTGGAGCATTGACCGAGCGCTCGGTCACACCGATCCCAGGCCACGAATCAATGATTCGACCGTTTCCGATATAGATTCCAATATGGCCCTGGTAGTAGACCACATCTCCCCTCTGCATAGCAGAAGTGCTAACCGGCATAAACGTGTTGTTGCGATACCAATTCATGGAGTTGTAGGTTTGCTCGGGCAACCAACGATGGTTATACGGGTTATACCAACCCATATCCATGCCAGTCGCATACAGACATTGCAGCACTAAGCCCGAACAATCAACCGCATCCCCCGGCCAAGAAGACCAAGGCTCGATATAACGCGTCCCGATATATTCACGAGCACGCTGGAC
This genomic interval carries:
- a CDS encoding GH25 family lysozyme, which produces MLIDSDNGDIDAQSLTDDPLPNGAVARGIDVSNHQGTVDWNKVKAAGIDFAILKVGPVYGKPDDSFERNAAECERLGIPYGVYYYSYARSVEDANKEADRTLAWLGGHHPSLPVYYDLEDSYILQDPDFSKDKLTQIAQAFCNRMEAVGFKSGIYANLNWLNNYLNSPSLSGYDHWVAQYNWRCDYAGSYSFWQYSSSGNVPGVNGRCDMNYCFNGSLLNVDDSKMHIQYEAHVSNIGWMSSKRDGSTAGTTGQSKSVEDLKVSILNPVEDGSVQINANVSGVGWQGWDTPSASEGGTTGQGRAVEAVRLRLTGSLAKDYDVYYRVHASNIGWMAWAKDGEEAGTTGFGRSVEAVQIRLVKKGDAAPSSDGANVDYAFKKKPMSLTYRAHVSNVGWQGAVSDGATAGTTGRGLALEDLKLSLDSSDYSDGSCVQIDAHVSGVGWQGWDTPSASEGGTTGQGRAVEAVRLRLTGSLAKDYDVYYRVHASNIGWMAWAKDGEEAGTTGFGRSVEAVQIRLVKKGDAAPSSDGANVDYAFKKKPMSLTYRAHVSNVGWQGAVSDGATAGTTGRGLALEDLKLSLDSSDYSDGSCVQIDAHVSGVGWQGWDTPSASEGGTTGQGRAVEAVRLRLTGSLAKDYDVYYRVHASNIGWMAWAKDGEEAGTTGMSCSLEAVQIKLIKKGTSHPDTSGYPHLEIPTVTYSAQVKGAWQNYVPAGEVSGTTGQGIPITGFSAKTTSSVAGGIAYQLHLSNVGWTSGKTNGEQLSSTAESNSVEAIKISLSGDLATYFDVWYRVHVDNVGWLGWTKNGAVAGSTGYGTHVQAVQVRLTRKGANAPGSTVSPCLLGQPSAFANPMQKKIVDLARQVPSPGPGLCSEWIADIYERAGFRNVHTDACDYYWDYCKFTDYSQLKVGMVIAVPSHTHTRMGSIYGHVCLYIGNNQVMDNVGQIRTLDMAYWLDYYSTSYKPKWGWYDNVPLA